A window of Coprothermobacter sp. contains these coding sequences:
- a CDS encoding molybdenum cofactor biosynthesis protein, translating into MKAAVLTISDSCAAGTRVDESGPFIAGRLQGAGWTIEEMTIVPDEQMEIAEILEKWATDHHVDAIITTGGTGFSPRDVTPEATLSVVDRRAPGISEAIRLYGLNKGVPTACLSRAEAGLRGATLIINLPGSLKAVQDGMDVLIPLLPHALEMIAGKGH; encoded by the coding sequence ATGAAAGCAGCAGTTCTGACCATTAGCGACAGTTGCGCCGCAGGGACCCGCGTCGACGAGAGTGGCCCGTTCATCGCCGGACGCCTACAGGGTGCAGGCTGGACGATCGAGGAGATGACCATCGTTCCAGACGAACAGATGGAGATCGCTGAGATCCTCGAGAAGTGGGCGACCGATCATCACGTCGACGCCATCATCACCACGGGCGGCACGGGATTCTCACCCCGCGACGTCACCCCCGAGGCAACCCTGTCCGTCGTCGACCGCCGCGCACCTGGCATCAGTGAAGCCATTCGTCTCTACGGCCTCAACAAGGGCGTCCCGACCGCCTGCCTGTCCCGGGCCGAGGCCGGCCTCCGGGGCGCGACGCTCATCATCAACCTCCCTGGCAGCCTCAAGGCCGTCCAGGATGGTATGGACGTCCTCATCCCGCTGCTACCGCATGCCCTGGAGATGATCGCAGGGAAGGGACACTAG
- a CDS encoding ribonuclease: MKKTESWRLLKDLYARFVNDDVLSTGAEVAFFLLLSLFPFLIFLMTLVSYVQIVDVQDSMQVLAALMPASAYEILRDIVNETIADRSGTLLSLGVLFALWSSTSGVTSLMRGINRAYDQEETRRFWRMKAISLGFTVELAVVIAVSFVLVVLGRILGTRIFQLLGFSDVSLDIWNYGRLAIVTITSTLMFMFFYHVAPNCRLKLREVIPGAVVASIGWVTVSLAFSYYANNLGSYSKVYGSLGGIIALLMWMYLSSISILMGAEVNASLMFTRTGGEKPKFKRF, translated from the coding sequence ATGAAGAAAACAGAGTCCTGGAGATTGCTCAAAGACCTGTATGCCAGGTTTGTGAATGATGACGTGCTTTCGACAGGAGCAGAGGTAGCCTTCTTTCTGCTCCTGTCCCTGTTCCCATTTCTCATCTTCCTGATGACGCTGGTTTCCTATGTACAGATCGTCGACGTTCAGGACAGCATGCAGGTCCTTGCCGCGCTTATGCCTGCAAGTGCCTATGAGATCCTGCGGGATATCGTCAATGAGACGATTGCGGACAGAAGCGGAACCCTGCTGTCATTAGGCGTGCTCTTTGCACTGTGGTCGTCAACAAGTGGCGTTACGTCTCTAATGCGGGGCATAAACAGGGCATATGATCAGGAAGAAACGCGACGCTTCTGGAGGATGAAGGCCATTTCGCTGGGCTTCACGGTTGAGCTTGCCGTCGTGATTGCGGTTTCGTTCGTTCTTGTCGTTCTCGGCAGGATCCTGGGAACACGGATCTTTCAACTCCTGGGCTTCTCGGATGTGTCTCTCGACATCTGGAACTACGGCAGGCTCGCCATTGTCACGATCACGAGCACTCTCATGTTCATGTTCTTCTATCATGTTGCCCCGAACTGTCGGCTGAAGCTCAGAGAAGTCATACCTGGGGCAGTAGTGGCATCGATTGGCTGGGTGACCGTCTCTCTTGCCTTCTCCTACTACGCGAACAATCTGGGGAGCTACTCGAAGGTATACGGAAGCCTTGGTGGTATCATTGCCTTGCTTATGTGGATGTACCTGAGCAGTATCAGCATCTTGATGGGTGCCGAAGTGAACGCCTCGCTCATGTTTACGAGGACAGGAGGGGAAAAGCCGAAGTTCAAACGGTTCTAG